The following coding sequences are from one Triticum aestivum cultivar Chinese Spring chromosome 5A, IWGSC CS RefSeq v2.1, whole genome shotgun sequence window:
- the LOC123106169 gene encoding basic transcription factor 3: MNVDKLKKMAGAVRTGGKGSVRRKKKAVHKTTTTDDKRLQSTLKRVGVNTIPGIEEVNIFKDDVVIQFQNPKVQASIAANTWVVSGTPQTKKLQDLLPTIINQLGPDNLDNLRRLAEQFQKQMPGGEAGGASIGAAQDDDDDVPELVPGETFEEAAEEKKEPEAKKEAEPEEKKESS, translated from the exons ATGAATGTCGACAAGCTGAAGAAGATGGCCGGTGCCGTGCGCACCGGGGGCAAGGGCAGCGTGCGCAG GAAGAAGAAGGCCGTTCACAAGACCACGACCACTGATGACAAGAGGCTTCAAAGCACCTTGAAGAGAGTAGGAGTGAACACCATTCCTGGTATTGAAGAGGTCAACATTTTCAAGGATGACGTTGTCATCCAATTTCAGAACCCGAAAG TGCAAGCATCAATTGCCGCAAACACATGGGTAGTCAGTGGAACACCACAGACGAAAA AGCTGCAAGATTTACTGCCGACAATTATCAACCAACTGG GCCCGGATAACTTGGACAACCTGCGAAGGCTTGCGGAGCAGTTCCAGAAGCAGATGCCTGGTGGTGAGGCTGGCGGCGCCAGCATCGGTGCTGCCCAGGACGATGATGACGATGTCCCAGAGCTCGTCCCAGGAGAGACCTTCGAAGAGGccgcagaggagaagaaggaaccCGAGGCGAAGAAGGAAGCGGagccggaggagaagaaagagtcGTCGTAA